Proteins from a genomic interval of Equus quagga isolate Etosha38 chromosome 13, UCLA_HA_Equagga_1.0, whole genome shotgun sequence:
- the GIPR gene encoding gastric inhibitory polypeptide receptor, whose amino-acid sequence MPTCPPWRLLLLLLLWGLLLGRAETGPEGQTAGELYRRWERYRRECQETLEAAEPPAGLACNRSFDMYVCWDYAAPNATARASCPWYLPWHRHVATGFVLRQCGSDGQWEPWRDHSQCENPEKNGAFQEQRLTLERLQVVYTVGYSVSLAALLLALLILSFFRRLHCTRNHIHINLFTSFMLRAAAILTRDRLLPPPGPYPGDQPPALWNQALAACRTAQIVTQYCVGANYTWLLVEGIYLHSLLVLVGRSEEGHFHCYLLLGWGAPALFVIPWVIVRYLYENTQCWERNDVKAIWWIIRTPILMTILINFLIFIRILGILVSKLRTRQMRCPDYRLRLARSTLTLVPLLGVHEVVFAPLTEEQARGALRFAKLGFEIFLSSFQGFLVSILYCFINKEVQSEIRRGWHRCRLRRSLDEEPRQPPERAFRTLPEGPGPGRVASGRALSSGILPGPGDEASPVLESYC is encoded by the exons ATGCCGACCTGTCCGCCCTGGCGGCTGCTTCTGCTGCTCTTGCTGTGGGGGCTGCTGCTCGGGAGGGCGGAG ACGGGCCCTGAGGGGCAGACGGCGGGGGAGCTGTACCGGCGCTGGGAACGGTACCGCAGGGAATGCCAGGAGACACTGGAGGCCGCGGAGCCCCCAGCAG GCCTCGCCTGCAACCGGTCCTTCGACATGTATGTCTGCTGGGACTACGCTGCACCCAACGCCACTGCCCGTGCATCCTGCCCCTGGTACCTGCCCTGGCACCGCCATG TGGCCACAGGTTTTGTCCTCCGCCAATGTGGCAGTGATGGCCAATGGGAACCTTGGAGAGACCATTCTCAGTGTGAGAACCCAGAGAAGAACGGAGCCTTTCAG GAGCAAAGGCTGACCTTGGAGCGGCTGCAGGTCGTGTACACCGTCGGTTACTCCGTGTCCCTTGCCGCACTGCTGCTCGCCCTGCTCATCTTGAGTTTTTTCAG gCGTCTGCACTGCACACGGAACCACATCCACATCAACCTGTTCACATCGTTCATGCTGCGGGCAGCGGCGATCCTTACGCGAGACCGCCTGCTACCTCCTCCCGGCCCTTACCCCGGGGACCAGCCCCCTGCCCTGTGGAACCAG GCGCTAGCTGCCTGCCGCACCGCCCAGATCGTGACCCAGTACTGCGTGGGTGCCAACTACACGTGGCTGCTGGTGGAGGGCATCTACCTGCACAGCCTCCTGGTGCTTGTGGGACGCTCCGAGGAGGGCCACTTCCACTGTTACCTGCTCCTCGGCTGGG GGGCCCCCGCGCTTTTCGTCATTCCCTGGGTGATCGTCAGGTACCTGTACGAGAACACGCA GTGCTGGGAACGGAACGACGTCAAGGCCATTTGGTGGATCATACGCACCCCTATCCTCATGACCATCTTG ATTAACTTCCTCATCTTCATCCGCATTCTTGGCATCCTCGTGTCCAAGCTGAGGACGCGGCAGATGCGCTGCCCCGACTACCGGCTGAG GCTGGCTCGCTCCACGCTGACGCTCGTGCCCTTGCTGGGCGTGCACGAGGTGGTGTTTGCTCCCCTGACGGAGGAACAGGCCCGTGGCGCCCTGCGCTTCGCCAAGCTCGGCTTTGAGATCTTCCTCAGCTCCTTCCAG GGCTTCCTGGTCAGCATCCTCTACTGCTTCATCAACAAGGAG GTGCAGTCGGAGATCCGCCGCGGCTGGCACCGCTGCCGCCTGCGCCGCAGCCTGGACGAGGAGCCGCGCCAGCCCCCGGAGCGCGCCTTCCGGACCCTGCCCGAGGGCCCCGGCCCCGGCCGGGTCGCCAGCGGCCGCGCTCTGTCCTCGGGGATCCTCCCGGGGCCTGGGGATGAGGCCAGCCCGGTCTTGGAAAGTTACTGCTAG
- the SNRPD2 gene encoding small nuclear ribonucleoprotein Sm D2 — translation MSLLNKPKSEMTPEELQKREEEEFNTGPLSVLTQSVKNNTQVLINCRNNKKLLGRVKAFDRHCNMVLENVKEMWTEVPKSGKGKKKSKPVNKDRYISKMFLRGDSVIVVLRNPLIAGK, via the exons GAGCCTCCTCAACAAGCCCAAGAGTGAGATGACCCCGGAGGAGCTGCAGAAGCGGGAGGAAGAGGAGTTTAACACGGGCCCGCTGTCCGTGCTCACGCAGTCGGTCAAGAACAACACGCAAGTGCTCATTAACTGCCGCAACAACAAGAAGCTCCTGGGCCGTGTGAAGGCCTTCGACAG GCACTGCAACATGGTGCTGGAGAACGTGAAGGAGATGTGGACTGAGGTTCCCAAGAGCGGCAAGGGCAAGAAGAAGTCCAAGCCGGTCAACAAGGACCGCTACATCTCCAAGATGTTCCTGCGCGGGGACTCGGTCATCGTGGTCCTGCGGAACCCGCTCATCGCGGGCAAGTAG